The Paenibacillus sp. FSL H7-0357 nucleotide sequence GGCCCTCGAGAGTATGCATCATACTCTCGGGCTGGATCTCCCTTTATGGGAACAATTCGTCCGGTTTGTGAAGACGCTGTTCACACATGGTGATACCGGCAATTCTATTATTACCGGAACCTCTACAAGAGTGCTGATTGCCGAGCGGGCTCCCGTTACTTTGCTGCTCATTGTGATGGCCTGTATCTTGGCAGTCATTATTGCCCTTCTGCTTGCTACGGTTGCAGCCACACATAAGGATAAGCTGCCGGATCATTTGATCCGTATTTTTCCTACAATAACTCTGGGTATGCCAATCTTTTGGGTTGGCATGCTTTTGATTCTGCTGTTTAGTGTCCGGCTTCATTGGTTTCCCGTTGGGGGTGTAGGCGAAGGGTGGTTAGGAACCTTGTACAGTCTTACACTTCCGGCGATTACCGTCGCCTTTTCGCAGATTCCTACGCTGGTACGTTCGTTAAGGGCACAGATGCTTGAGATATTGGAATCCGATTTTGTAGTCACCCTGAAGGCGGCGGGATTGCCAAGCAGGGTGATCCTGTTTAAGCATGTGCTGCGCAACTCTGCGCTTCCGACGCTAATGCTGCTTGGCGTTAATATTTCTTATCTGATCGGTGGTACGCTGGTCGTTGAACAGGTGTTTGGCATCAAGGGAATTGGCAGCTTGCTGTTCACTTCAATTTCGAATCGGGATTTCCCGGTCATTCAAGGAATAGCGCTTTACTGTGCGATATCTGTTGTGATCATCAGCCTCCTGATTGAAATCATTTCGTGGTGGCTCGATCCCAGAACGAAAGGAAAACAATGAAACGTATAATAACAGAACCTATGTTGCTTGAGGACGCCAGGAAGACAAACGTTCTCCATCGAATAAGGAATACGCCTTCCCTTCTGGTGGGGAGCATTATGTTTGCAGTGCTTATTATCTTGGCTGTATTCATACCGTTTCTGAGTCCTTATGACCCTTCTGCGCAAGATTTGAGCGCTTTTTTGCAGCCTCCGTCTGCCGAACATTGGCTGGGGACGGATCAATTGGGACGCGATTTGTTTACGAGACTGATCTATGCGGCGCGAACCGATTTGAGCATCATGGTTCTGGCGGAAATTGTTCCATTCTGCACCGGTGTATTTTTGGGAATGGTTGCAGGGTATTACGGAAAATGGGCCGATAAGGTCATTACGCTGCTCACGGATACGTTTATCGCTTTTCCTTTTTATCTGATCGTGATTATCGTGGCTTTTGCCAGCGGAGCAGGTGAGCGGGGCATTTATATCACCTTTATGCTTGTAGGCTGGATTGTGTTTGCCCGTGTAGTCAGAGGTATTAGCGCATCGTTTCGCGAGCAGGAATGGGTGGCGTCCGCTCAGACGTTAGGGCTGCCTGGAGTGAAAATTATCCTTCGTCATCTCCTGCCCAATGTACTGCCTCAAGCGGTTGTAGTCCTTATGACGGATATGGTCGGACTTCTGGTGGCCATTGTTACACTCGGTTATCTTGGCATTGGCATTGCACCGCCAACCCCGGATTGGGGAACCATGATTTCGGATGGACAATCCTTCATAACTACAGCCTGGTGGCTCTCGGCGGTTCCGGGATTCGCAGTGGTGTATACGGGAATTGCGTTGTCTCTTGTGGGAGATGGGTTGGCAGACTTATGGAGGAAAAAATGATTTCTACAAGTCCGGTTTTGGAAATAGAAGCATTATCGCTGGGAACCAAGTCCAATACTAAATTAGTAAGCAATGTAAGCTTCTCACTGGGCAAAGGGGAGAGTCTGGGATTAGTAGGCGAATCGGGTTCCGGAAAATCACTGACCCTGCGTTCGATTCTGGGATTGCTTCCACGAGGTGTTGAACAGACAGGCGGAGTCATTAAGAGTGACGTAAGCAGCGCTATGGTATTTCAAGACCCGAGAGGGGCGCTGGACCCGCTATGTCCGGTGGTTAAGCAGCTTGCGGAAGTCGTATATTATAGGCAAAAATTAAGCCGGAAGGCTTCCCGCAGCGTGGCGCTGGAACTGCTCGAAATGCTTGGCCTGCCCGATTCTTTAAAGAGGGCGGACCGTTATCCGAGCCAGCTTTCGGGTGGTCAGTGCCAACGGGTAGTCATCGCCATTGCACTGGCATGCAAGCCGGGCATTCTTCTCTGCGATGAGCCGACAACGGCGCTGGATGTTACCGTTCAGCGGCAAATCATTGAAACGATCACCCGCCTGCAGAATGAACTGGGCTTTGCTATGGTATTTGTTACGCATAATCTTGCGATTGCAGCTGCCCTGTGCTCCAAGCTGTGTGTGATGAAAGAGGGGCGGATTGTTGAGCAGGGTGATACCCTCAGCGTTTTACAGAACCCGCAAAATCCTTATACCCAAATGCTGATTAACTCGGTGCTTCCTCTGCCGGAGCTTGAAGGGAGCGGACAACCATGGAGCTAGCCTTGCAAGTGAAAAATCTGGCGGTTCATTACGGCGGATTTACTGCGCTCGATCATATCCATCTGAATCTGCAGCAGCATACTACCCTTGGCCTTGTAGGAGAGTCCGGCTCGGGCAAATCCACGCTGGCACGGGTCATTGCCGGGCTGATCACCCCGGGTGAGGGGCAGATCCTGCTGGGTGCACAAGAATTAACCAGGAAGAGAAGCCGTGAGCAGCGCAAGCGAATCCAGATGATCTTCCAAAATCCGGACGCTTCGCTGAATCCCAAGCATTCCATCAGGCAGATTCTGTCCGAAGCACTTCTGTTTCATAAAATTGTCGGCCGCACGGAGGTCGAGCAGCGGTGTAAAGAGCTGTTGAGCCGTGTTCAGCTGGAAGCCAAGGCATTGGACCGGTATCCTCACGAATTCTCCGGCGGCCAGCGCCAGCGGATCGCGATTGCCCGCGCATTAAGCGTTGAGCCGAGTCTTCTGATTGCGGATGAACCGACCAGCGCCTTGGATGTATCTGTACAGCGGAGTGTGCTCGAACTGTTTAACACGCTCAAAGATGAGCTTAATCTTACCATGCTGTTCATCTCCCATGATTTAGGGGTTATCCATGCAATCAGCGATACGGTAGCAGTCATGCGGCAGGGAAAGCTGGTTGAGATCAGTCCGAAGGATCAATTCTTCGCCCGCCCTGAAACGGAATACAGCCGTGAGCTCTTATCCGCCGTTCCGAAAATGCCGAAGTCGATCACATCAGGAGGTTTATATGAGCCGAGAACATAAAGGATTTATACCGCTGTCATTGTCTGAATTTGACACACTTACAAGCTTGCTCTCCCGGCTTTTGTCTACCGGTCATCCCCCGGTCATCATTCCCGGAGAGGCAATTCTGGGAATCGAGGCGGTAGCGGCGGGGATATCTGCGCCTGGCCGTACGATTCTAAATATAGTGACAGGTCCCTATGGAAGTTTGTTTGGACAATGGCTTGAACGCGGCGGGGCAACGGTTGTTGAAGTAAAGGTCCCCTTTGATGAAGTAGTTACTGTTCAGGAAGTCGCTGCGGCGATTGAACGGTTTAAACCATGTGCGCTTTCCTTTGTTCAGGCAGAAGTGGTGACAGGCGGATCGAATCCGGCCAAAGAAATAATTAAGCTCGCACGCGCCGCTAACCTCGTTACGGTGACAGACTCCGTTTCGGCGGTCGGGGGAGAAGCCCTGCCGGTGGATGAATGGGGCGTTGATTTTGCAGCTATAGGCGCGCAGAAAGCTTTGGCCGGGCCTAACGGCGTCAGCGCCGTAAGCATCTCACCGCGCGGCTGGGAATTCCTCGAATCTAATAGCAATGCTCCGCGCAATTCCATTCTGTCCTTACTGGATCTTAAACCCTCACAGAAGGGGACAACGCCGTTACGTGTTCCTCCCAACATTCCAACGCTGGAGGCAAGAGCTTTGATCTCGGCATTGACAGCCATTGAGGAAGAAGGCTTGGAACAGGTCATCAAGCGCCATGAATCCGCTGCGGCCTCGGCCATTGCCGGTATCAAGGCCTTGGGTCTGGAGCCTTGGCAGAAGGATAGCCAACACTATTCTACGCTGACTACGACGGTGCGGATTTCCGGGGAACCGGGCTTGCGTATTAATCAGCCTATCGGTATCGTAGCTCCCGGTGACGGAGAACTATTCGGCCAGCTTCTGCGGATTAATCATTTCGGAACAAATGCTTCCCGTCAAAGCGTGGAAGAAGCCATTACGACGCTCGCCGGGCTGCTGAATCAGGACCCTGATCCTGCGCTCAAGGCAATCCGCCTGCTTTGGGGGAATGAACATGATCAATAAACATCCTGAGGCGTTAGCCTTCAATCATATTTTTATAGCAGGCATCGAAGGAAAACGTTTTGATATTAACATTAAGGACGGCCGGTTCTCCTCTATAGCTGAAACGGAGCCGCCTAAGGATCAGTCCGCTCATCCAGGCCAAGATTTATGGATCAGTCCGGGGGTTATTGATCTTCATACGCATCTGGCTTGGACGGACTTTGACCATGAGGATCAATTGAAACGCGGCAGCCATGAGCTCGAAGTCATGCAGGCTGCGGCCTTCGAAGCCACTTTGCGGACCGGTGTAACAACGGCGCGTGATGCGGGCGGGATTCTGCCGAGCACCGTACGGCATCTCGTTCAGCACTATAAGCAGCCGCTAAGGGTGCAAACCAGCAGCGCTATGCTTGGAGCGGCGGATGCCCGCGGACTTAAGGTTCTGGAGGGGCGGCTGGCCGAGATTTTTGATACAGGAGCAGGCTGGATTAAGATTATGGCAACAGGCGGCCTTGGTGCACCTACGGAAAAAGTGCTGGAGCCGATTTTTTCAGAGGAAGAATTCTCTTTCATTGTCCGCCATGCGCATGCTCATCATAAAAAAGTCCTGGTGCATACCTGGGGCGGGGTAACGGTAGACTGGTCTATCGCTGCAGGAGTGGAATCCATAGAGCACGGGATGTTCCTGACCGGGGATCAGGCCGGCAGACTTGCACAATCCGGAACAGCCTTTGTGCCTACGACCTCAATTTATAGCATTGCTGCAGATCCGAAAGGCGTTCTGGCTCTGAACCCGGTTATTTGTGACCGGGCCGCCCGCGCTGCCGAAGCCCACTCTAAAGCCATTGGTTATGCCAAGAGGGCGGGGGTCCGCATAGGATTCGGTACGGATTATGCTACTCCAGCGCTTCACGGGTACAACCTTCAAGAGCTGGATACGCTGATGGATTACGGCATGACCCGGGCGGAAGTGTGGCAGGCTGCCACAATAACTGCTGCTGAGATTCTGGGAAGCGGCAATGAGCTGGGGCGGATTTCCAGCGGATATCTTGCAGATGCTATTATTTTTAATGCTGATCCGTACCAGGCATCTAATGCAGAAGAACTGCGGAAGAGCATCGTTTCCGTCATTACCGGGGCAGAGGAATCGGAGCTGATTCAGGCTCAGTAACATTTGTGCAAGATCATAAATAATCAACCCGTTGGCATAGGCCTACGGGTTGTTTTTGTGCGTGCTGGGGAAAACATTGAAGACTTAAGATGGCATTTATAGTAAACTGAATGTAAAGTGCCCATAATTCAATGGGGATATTTTGTTGAAAAGCTCTTCGAATGAAGAGTTTTTTCCATTATATAGAAAATGATGTGATATGTTTATGCAGCTTCGCGCTAGACTTCCGAAGAAAAAATTGCTGGAGAAATATCTTTCCGGCGAAGGTATGGATTATAGGCAAATTATAGCTTTATTTATTCCCATCCTGATTGACCAGGCCTTCATCATCGGGCTTAATCTGGTAAATACCGCAATGATCAGCTCGTCCGGGATGGCGGCGGTCAGTGCGGTGAATATGGTGGATTCGCTGAATATTTTTCTGATCAATGTATTTGTTGCGGTTGCAACCGGGGGGACGGTGGTAGTCGCACAGTATAAAGGCAGCGGAAATGACAAGATGGTGTCTCAGGCTACGGCCGGTTCGGTCACCTCGGTGTCGCTGATCGCCTTGGGAATCGGGCTTCTGATGATGGGCTTACATACTCCCATATTGAACCTTCTGTTCGGAACCGCCTCGCCCGACGTGCTGGATAATGCCCGGATCTATCTGATCGGCAGCAGTATCTCTTATCTGGGCATCGCGGTGGTGCAGGCGGTATGCGGAGCTCTGCGGGGAGTGGGCAGGACACGGGCTTCTCTGATGCTGTCGCTCATCATGAACCTGCTGTATGTTATCCTGAACGTAGTCTTCATTAATCTGCTGCACATGGGCGTGCTGGGGATGACGCTTGCGGTAAATATCGCACGGTACACGGGGATGGTCTGTGCCATGGTGTATCTGTTCAAGGTGGATACGGCCCTGCGTGTGCGTTTTCGCGACCTGTTCCATATTCCGCTGACCATGCTGCGGAAAATCATGTTCATCGGCGTGCCGTTCGCAGCGGAGCAGATGTTCTTCAACGGGGGCAAACTGCTGACCCAGGTGTTTATTGTCAGCCTTGGCACTTATGCCATTGCGACCAATGCGATCGCCGGCTCGCTGGCCATGGTGTTTCAAATCCCAGCCAGTGCGCTGTCGCTAACCATTGTAACGGTAGTCGGCCAATGTATCGGGCGGGGGAATGTCGCCGATGCCAGAAAGTTCATCAAGGCCTTCCTTTGGATCGGGTCCGCTTCATTGGCATTGATCGCCTTGATCCTGATGCCGCTGTTCCACCCGCTGGTGTCGATCTTTTCTCCGCCTCCCGAGATCATTGACGATCTGTTTGTGGTGCTGCTGGTGAATTCCATTGCCCAGGTTCCGCTGTGGGCCGTCAGCTTTATTTTGCCGTCTGCGCTGCGGGCAGCGGGAGATTCGCGCTTCACCTCAATCACCTCGATGCTGACAATGTGGCTGTTTCGGGTGGTATTTGGCTATATCCTCGGGATCGTGCTGGGCTATGGCGTCATGGGAGTCTGGCTGGCGATGAACTGCGAGTGGGCTGTTCGCGGGGGTGTTTTTCTATGGCGCTTCCGGGGCAAGAAGTGGTTTGCGCATAAGCTGATTTAGATGTACCTGTTAAGGCTGTCGAGAACGTCCCGACAGCCTTTTTAAAATCTGTAAAACTGTATTATTTCGGAAGCCTCGCCATAAAGGTATTTTCTGCGTTTTCAACGCTTTGACCTCGATTTTAACTCAATTGTTGTTCTTTGGGGTTTAGATCAATTATCGCATGATAATCCTTCACGCTGTTGCGGCCATTCGCTTTGGAATAGTAGAGTGCTTGATCTGCCTCTGCAATTAGCTGCTCCGGAAGAATGGCGGCATTGGGGACGTAAGTGGACACGCCTATGCTGATGGTGACGACATCACTAATCTTCGAGCCAACATGGGGAATCCGTTCATTCTCAACAGCAAAGCGAAGTTTTTCCGCCAGCCTCAACGCTCCCGTGGAGTTTGTATCCGGCAGGATAATGGCGAATTCTTCGCCGCCGTAACGGGCCAACGTATCTGATGGACGACCGGCGGTTCCTTTGGCAATGGCCGTTACTTTGCGCAAGCAATCATCTCCAGCCTGATGCCCATAAGAATCGTTGTAGGCTTTGAAATAATCGATGTCAAACATAATAAGAGACAATCCATTCTGACTGCCGTTCCGTTTAGCCCTCTTCCATTCTCTTATCAGCGTTTCATCAAAATTGCGCCGGTTGGCAATTTCCGTAAGCCCATCCATTAAAGACAACTGCTGCAGTGTATTCTCCACCTTTTTTCTCTCTGTAATGTCTGTGGCCGTGCCAATAAATCCGCTTATTTCTCCGTCCAGCCAAAGCGGGGACACGATAAGTGATATGGTTAGGCGGGAGCCGTCTTTTCGAATATACGACCATTCGCGGCCCTCCGGGGGTTCTTCCATCGCGCAATAAAAGAACACGTCCAATTCCTTGAACGGCTTGCTCTTCATGATGGACAGTTCCTCGGCATAGGCAGCCACTTCCTCAGGGTCATGAAAAATAAGGGGCGTTTCCCGGCCGATTAAATCTTTGGGTTGATAGCCAAGCATTGTTTCCGCGGCCTTGTTAATATGAGTAATTCTCCCTTTAGGATCAAAAACAGTGATTACCGTACCTACAGAGGACTGGAAAATGGCTTCTTGAAGCATATGCAGGGAGCGATATCTTCGCTCACTGTTCTCCAGCTCTTGCACAAGCTGATTAGAGTAAGAAAAAAACGCAATCAGCTTAGCCGAAAACAGCCCTCCGGAACAAATGAGAGCCAAATAAATAAGTGTATCCATGGTGGGGCCCATCAGTAGCGACATAAAGGAAATGAGCGTTACGCTAAGCAGCAGGGAAAGGAGCCAACGCCGCCAATATTGGTCAATATACTGCATAATTAATCCGCTGCCGATGCCCAATAATAGCATGTTGACACTTGCAGCCACAGCTGTAGGGGAAAGCGATCCAAAAAAGGTCAGTCTGCCAATGATAACAAACAGAGCGGTCAGCAAAGAAGCCGGCAAGCCACCATAGAAAGCGGAGCAGATCACAATAATATGCCGGAAGTCGATGAAGGTAGTGGGGTTAACCTTGAAACTAAACTGCAGCAGAAGAAGGGCGCACACTCCGTGCAGCACTCCAATCAGCAGTTTGAACAGCAGGGGATGGGATACTTTGTTTAAGGAATGGCGGAACAGCAGGTTGATGAGAAAGAGAAACGCGGTCAATAACGCGAAGTTTGCAATCATATATCGAAACATTAGGTTAGGCACCACTTCCGTAAATGATAAAAACATAATGCCCATTATACTATGTCTATAGGGCTTAAGAAATATCAGTTCGGAATTTGAAAAAAACACAAAACGGTGAAACCTTTGTTTGATCAAAGGTTTCACCGTTTGGACTCCGAAGGATAACGCTAACTATGTCCCGCCAACCCAGCCTCTCGGCCGGTAATTCTACTTACGCCAGCTCTAACACTACCATCTGGTGATTCTCCAGATAAGGAACCGTGTAACCGATTTCGCCCTCTTGGCCCGCCGTAAACGGCAGCTCTGTCATCGACGGGGCCAGATAGACCCGCTGGACGGGAGCGGGAGACGGGAGGCGCAGGTTGACGGAAACGTCCC carries:
- a CDS encoding ABC transporter permease, whose protein sequence is MKSSTPLSQSSGRNTSYSWLVTALLRALAVILFVVTAVFFIIRIVPGDPAKMILGEYSTPEALESMHHTLGLDLPLWEQFVRFVKTLFTHGDTGNSIITGTSTRVLIAERAPVTLLLIVMACILAVIIALLLATVAATHKDKLPDHLIRIFPTITLGMPIFWVGMLLILLFSVRLHWFPVGGVGEGWLGTLYSLTLPAITVAFSQIPTLVRSLRAQMLEILESDFVVTLKAAGLPSRVILFKHVLRNSALPTLMLLGVNISYLIGGTLVVEQVFGIKGIGSLLFTSISNRDFPVIQGIALYCAISVVIISLLIEIISWWLDPRTKGKQ
- a CDS encoding ABC transporter permease, with the protein product MLLEDARKTNVLHRIRNTPSLLVGSIMFAVLIILAVFIPFLSPYDPSAQDLSAFLQPPSAEHWLGTDQLGRDLFTRLIYAARTDLSIMVLAEIVPFCTGVFLGMVAGYYGKWADKVITLLTDTFIAFPFYLIVIIVAFASGAGERGIYITFMLVGWIVFARVVRGISASFREQEWVASAQTLGLPGVKIILRHLLPNVLPQAVVVLMTDMVGLLVAIVTLGYLGIGIAPPTPDWGTMISDGQSFITTAWWLSAVPGFAVVYTGIALSLVGDGLADLWRKK
- a CDS encoding ABC transporter ATP-binding protein; translation: MISTSPVLEIEALSLGTKSNTKLVSNVSFSLGKGESLGLVGESGSGKSLTLRSILGLLPRGVEQTGGVIKSDVSSAMVFQDPRGALDPLCPVVKQLAEVVYYRQKLSRKASRSVALELLEMLGLPDSLKRADRYPSQLSGGQCQRVVIAIALACKPGILLCDEPTTALDVTVQRQIIETITRLQNELGFAMVFVTHNLAIAAALCSKLCVMKEGRIVEQGDTLSVLQNPQNPYTQMLINSVLPLPELEGSGQPWS
- a CDS encoding aminotransferase class V-fold PLP-dependent enzyme translates to MSREHKGFIPLSLSEFDTLTSLLSRLLSTGHPPVIIPGEAILGIEAVAAGISAPGRTILNIVTGPYGSLFGQWLERGGATVVEVKVPFDEVVTVQEVAAAIERFKPCALSFVQAEVVTGGSNPAKEIIKLARAANLVTVTDSVSAVGGEALPVDEWGVDFAAIGAQKALAGPNGVSAVSISPRGWEFLESNSNAPRNSILSLLDLKPSQKGTTPLRVPPNIPTLEARALISALTAIEEEGLEQVIKRHESAAASAIAGIKALGLEPWQKDSQHYSTLTTTVRISGEPGLRINQPIGIVAPGDGELFGQLLRINHFGTNASRQSVEEAITTLAGLLNQDPDPALKAIRLLWGNEHDQ
- a CDS encoding amidohydrolase family protein codes for the protein MINKHPEALAFNHIFIAGIEGKRFDINIKDGRFSSIAETEPPKDQSAHPGQDLWISPGVIDLHTHLAWTDFDHEDQLKRGSHELEVMQAAAFEATLRTGVTTARDAGGILPSTVRHLVQHYKQPLRVQTSSAMLGAADARGLKVLEGRLAEIFDTGAGWIKIMATGGLGAPTEKVLEPIFSEEEFSFIVRHAHAHHKKVLVHTWGGVTVDWSIAAGVESIEHGMFLTGDQAGRLAQSGTAFVPTTSIYSIAADPKGVLALNPVICDRAARAAEAHSKAIGYAKRAGVRIGFGTDYATPALHGYNLQELDTLMDYGMTRAEVWQAATITAAEILGSGNELGRISSGYLADAIIFNADPYQASNAEELRKSIVSVITGAEESELIQAQ
- a CDS encoding MATE family efflux transporter, which translates into the protein MQLRARLPKKKLLEKYLSGEGMDYRQIIALFIPILIDQAFIIGLNLVNTAMISSSGMAAVSAVNMVDSLNIFLINVFVAVATGGTVVVAQYKGSGNDKMVSQATAGSVTSVSLIALGIGLLMMGLHTPILNLLFGTASPDVLDNARIYLIGSSISYLGIAVVQAVCGALRGVGRTRASLMLSLIMNLLYVILNVVFINLLHMGVLGMTLAVNIARYTGMVCAMVYLFKVDTALRVRFRDLFHIPLTMLRKIMFIGVPFAAEQMFFNGGKLLTQVFIVSLGTYAIATNAIAGSLAMVFQIPASALSLTIVTVVGQCIGRGNVADARKFIKAFLWIGSASLALIALILMPLFHPLVSIFSPPPEIIDDLFVVLLVNSIAQVPLWAVSFILPSALRAAGDSRFTSITSMLTMWLFRVVFGYILGIVLGYGVMGVWLAMNCEWAVRGGVFLWRFRGKKWFAHKLI
- a CDS encoding diguanylate cyclase translates to MFRYMIANFALLTAFLFLINLLFRHSLNKVSHPLLFKLLIGVLHGVCALLLLQFSFKVNPTTFIDFRHIIVICSAFYGGLPASLLTALFVIIGRLTFFGSLSPTAVAASVNMLLLGIGSGLIMQYIDQYWRRWLLSLLLSVTLISFMSLLMGPTMDTLIYLALICSGGLFSAKLIAFFSYSNQLVQELENSERRYRSLHMLQEAIFQSSVGTVITVFDPKGRITHINKAAETMLGYQPKDLIGRETPLIFHDPEEVAAYAEELSIMKSKPFKELDVFFYCAMEEPPEGREWSYIRKDGSRLTISLIVSPLWLDGEISGFIGTATDITERKKVENTLQQLSLMDGLTEIANRRNFDETLIREWKRAKRNGSQNGLSLIMFDIDYFKAYNDSYGHQAGDDCLRKVTAIAKGTAGRPSDTLARYGGEEFAIILPDTNSTGALRLAEKLRFAVENERIPHVGSKISDVVTISIGVSTYVPNAAILPEQLIAEADQALYYSKANGRNSVKDYHAIIDLNPKEQQLS